From a single Haemorhous mexicanus isolate bHaeMex1 chromosome 29, bHaeMex1.pri, whole genome shotgun sequence genomic region:
- the LOC132339715 gene encoding transducin-like enhancer protein 1 isoform X1 has protein sequence MFPQNRPPAHLQAPSAASGAAVAASAIPSTPQSLKLTYPETLDRIKEEFQFLQNQYHSLKLECEKLATEKTEIQRHYVMYYEMSYGLNIEMHKQTEIAKRLNVICAQLIPFLSQEHQQQVVQAVERAKQVTMTDLNAAIGHQLQTQHLSHHAPPIPLTPHPSVMQPAGLAGISSASGLLALSGALGAQAQLLAKDDRGVHDTEPRATDRDPGPSSLALSNGERARAIAEYLSSSKKRKVEEKDFVTDYGSDADKSEDNLVVDEDPSSPHSVHSYSSRENGVEKVPLGRKEAMPLSPTSMASSSSTSPSRSKDAPTVEKAGTPSLKSSTPTSQGDSLPGSSSAQQFRPAAAKVPVDPLAALGLRNPLGVQSPYSAAFGLAHPAVNGDVAGSGAYASLHLMSPQLNGAAAAVGAGGYGRSPLVGYDPHPHMRVPGLVAGMQVGSSGKPAYSFHVSADGQMQPVPFPPDALLGSGIPRHARQLHTLSHGEVVCAVTISNSTRHVYTGGKGCVKVWDVGQPGTKTAVAQLDCLNRDNYIRSCKLLPDGRSLIVGGEASTLSIWDLAAPTPRIKAELTSSAPACYALAISPDAKVCFSCCSDGNIVVWDLQNQTLVRQFQGHTDGASCIDISNDGTKLWTGGLDNTVRCWDLREGRQLQQHDFSSQIFSLGYCPMGEWLAVGMESSNVEILHVTKPDKYQLHLHESCVLSLKFASCGKWFVSTGKDNLLNAWRTPYGASIFQSKETSSVLSCDISTDDQFIVTGSGDKKATVYEIIY, from the exons ATGTTCCCGCAGAACAGGCCCCCG GCCCATCTCCAGGCACCCTCTGCTGCCTCgggagctgctgttgctgccagtgccatccccagcaccccccagtCCCTCAAGCTGACTTACCCAGAAACCTTGGATCGCATCAAGGAGGAATTCCAGTTCCTGCAGAACCAATACCACag CTTGAAGTTAGAATGTGAAAAGCTGgcaacagaaaaaacagaaatccaGCGTCATTATGTCATG TACTACGAGATGTCCTATGGCCTGAACATCGAGATGCACAAACAG aCGGAGATCGCCAAGCGGCTCAACGTGATCTGCGCCCAGCTCATCCCGTTCCTGTCTCAGGAG caccagcagcaggtggTCCAGGCTGTGGAGCGAGCGAAGCAGGTGACTATGACCGACCTGAACGCGGCCATCGGG caccagctgcagaCCCAGCACCTCTCGCACCACGCTCCCCCCATCCCGCTGACCCCCCACCCCTCTGTAATGCAGCCCGCTGGCCTCGCTGGCATCAGCAGTGCCTCGGGGCTGCTGGCACTCTcgggggcactgggagcccaGGCCCAGCTCCTCGCCAAGGATGACAGAGGAGTCCATGACACGGAGCCCAGGG CGACAGACCGAGACCCCGGCCCC agctccctggcGCTGTCGAACGGGGAGCGCGCGCGAGCCATCGCCGAGtacctgagcagcagcaagaagaggaaggtggaggagaaggaCTTTGTGACAGACTat GGCAGTGATGCAGACAAAAGTGAGGACAACTTGGTGGTGGATGAG gacccctctTCCCCGCACAGCGTCCACTCCTACTCGTCCCGGGAGAACGGGGTGGAGAAGGTCCCGCTGGGCAGGAAGGAGGCCATGCCCCTCAGCCCGACCTCCAtggcctcctccagcagcacgtCCCCGTCTCGGAGCAAGGATGCACCCACG GTGGAGAAGGCAGGAACACCCAGCCTGAAGTCCAGCACCCCCACCTCCCAGGGTGAcagcctgccaggctccagcagtgcccagcagttTCGCCCCGCCGCTGCCAAGGTCCCCGTGGACCCCCTGG cagccctgggcctgAGGAATCCGCTGGGAGTGCAGAGCCCCTACTCGGCCGCCTTTGGCTTGGCCCACCCTGCTGTCAACGGGGACGTGGCCGGGAGCGGAGCCTACGCCAGCCTGCACCTCATGTCCCCGCAGCTCAATGGGGCCGCGGCCGCCGTGGGAGCCGGGGGCTACGGGCGCTCGCCCCTG GTGGGCTACGACCCGCACCCGCACATGCGCGTCCCGGGGCTGGTGGCCGGCATGCAAGTGGGGAGCTCGGGCAAGCC TGCCTACTCCTTCCACGTCAGCGCCGACGGGCAGATGCAGCCGGTGCCTTTCCCCCCCGACGCCCTCCTGGGCTCCGGCATCCCCCGGCACGCGCGGCAGCTGCACACCCTGAGCCACGGCGAGGTGGTCTGTGCTGTCACCATCAGCAACTCCACGCGACACGTCTACACCGGGGGCAAGGGCTGCGTCAAGGTCTGGGACGTGGGGCAGCCGGGCACCAAGACGGCCGTGGCTCAGCTGGACTGCCTG AACCGTGACAACTACATCCGCTCCTGCAAGCTGCTCCCCGACGGCCGCAGCCTGATCGTGGGGGGGGAGGCCAGCACCCTGTCCATCTGGGACCTGGCAGCGCCCACGCCCCGCATCAAGGCTGAGCTCACCTCCTCTGCCCCCGCCTGCTACGCCCTGGCCATCAGCCCTGACGCCAAGgtctgcttctcctgctgcagcgATGGCAACATCGTGGTGTGGGACCTGCAGAACCAGACACTGGTCAG GCAGTTTCAAGGCCACACAGACGGTGCCAGCTGCATTGACATCTCCAACGATGGCACCAAGCTGTGGACAGGGGGGCTGGACAACACCGTGCGCTGCTGGGACCTGCGGGAGGGccggcagctgcagcagcacgaCTTCAGCTCCCAG ATCTTCTCCCTGGGCTACTGCCCCATGGGAGAGTGGCTGGCCGTGGGCATGGAGAGCAGCAACGTGGAGATCCTGCACGTCACCAAACCCGACAAGTACCAGCTGCACCTCCACGAGAGCTGTGTCCTCTCTCTCAAATTCGCCTCCTGTG GGAAGTGGTTTGTGAGCACGGGGAAGGACAACCTGCTCAACGCCTGGAGGACACCCTACGGTGCCAGCATCTTCCAG TCGAAGGAAACCTCCTCAGTCCTCAGCTGTGACATCTCCACGGACGACCAGTTCATCGTGACGGGCTCAGGGGACAAGAAAGCCACAGTTTATGAGATCATTTACTGA
- the LOC132339715 gene encoding transducin-like enhancer protein 1 isoform X3: MFPQNRPPAHLQAPSAASGAAVAASAIPSTPQSLKLTYPETLDRIKEEFQFLQNQYHSLKLECEKLATEKTEIQRHYVMYYEMSYGLNIEMHKQTEIAKRLNVICAQLIPFLSQEHQQQVVQAVERAKQHQLQTQHLSHHAPPIPLTPHPSVMQPAGLAGISSASGLLALSGALGAQAQLLAKDDRGVHDTEPRATDRDPGPSSLALSNGERARAIAEYLSSSKKRKVEEKDFVTDYGSDADKSEDNLVVDEDPSSPHSVHSYSSRENGVEKVPLGRKEAMPLSPTSMASSSSTSPSRSKDAPTVEKAGTPSLKSSTPTSQGDSLPGSSSAQQFRPAAAKVPVDPLAALGLRNPLGVQSPYSAAFGLAHPAVNGDVAGSGAYASLHLMSPQLNGAAAAVGAGGYGRSPLVGYDPHPHMRVPGLVAGMQVGSSGKPAYSFHVSADGQMQPVPFPPDALLGSGIPRHARQLHTLSHGEVVCAVTISNSTRHVYTGGKGCVKVWDVGQPGTKTAVAQLDCLNRDNYIRSCKLLPDGRSLIVGGEASTLSIWDLAAPTPRIKAELTSSAPACYALAISPDAKVCFSCCSDGNIVVWDLQNQTLVRQFQGHTDGASCIDISNDGTKLWTGGLDNTVRCWDLREGRQLQQHDFSSQIFSLGYCPMGEWLAVGMESSNVEILHVTKPDKYQLHLHESCVLSLKFASCGKWFVSTGKDNLLNAWRTPYGASIFQSKETSSVLSCDISTDDQFIVTGSGDKKATVYEIIY; encoded by the exons ATGTTCCCGCAGAACAGGCCCCCG GCCCATCTCCAGGCACCCTCTGCTGCCTCgggagctgctgttgctgccagtgccatccccagcaccccccagtCCCTCAAGCTGACTTACCCAGAAACCTTGGATCGCATCAAGGAGGAATTCCAGTTCCTGCAGAACCAATACCACag CTTGAAGTTAGAATGTGAAAAGCTGgcaacagaaaaaacagaaatccaGCGTCATTATGTCATG TACTACGAGATGTCCTATGGCCTGAACATCGAGATGCACAAACAG aCGGAGATCGCCAAGCGGCTCAACGTGATCTGCGCCCAGCTCATCCCGTTCCTGTCTCAGGAG caccagcagcaggtggTCCAGGCTGTGGAGCGAGCGAAGCAG caccagctgcagaCCCAGCACCTCTCGCACCACGCTCCCCCCATCCCGCTGACCCCCCACCCCTCTGTAATGCAGCCCGCTGGCCTCGCTGGCATCAGCAGTGCCTCGGGGCTGCTGGCACTCTcgggggcactgggagcccaGGCCCAGCTCCTCGCCAAGGATGACAGAGGAGTCCATGACACGGAGCCCAGGG CGACAGACCGAGACCCCGGCCCC agctccctggcGCTGTCGAACGGGGAGCGCGCGCGAGCCATCGCCGAGtacctgagcagcagcaagaagaggaaggtggaggagaaggaCTTTGTGACAGACTat GGCAGTGATGCAGACAAAAGTGAGGACAACTTGGTGGTGGATGAG gacccctctTCCCCGCACAGCGTCCACTCCTACTCGTCCCGGGAGAACGGGGTGGAGAAGGTCCCGCTGGGCAGGAAGGAGGCCATGCCCCTCAGCCCGACCTCCAtggcctcctccagcagcacgtCCCCGTCTCGGAGCAAGGATGCACCCACG GTGGAGAAGGCAGGAACACCCAGCCTGAAGTCCAGCACCCCCACCTCCCAGGGTGAcagcctgccaggctccagcagtgcccagcagttTCGCCCCGCCGCTGCCAAGGTCCCCGTGGACCCCCTGG cagccctgggcctgAGGAATCCGCTGGGAGTGCAGAGCCCCTACTCGGCCGCCTTTGGCTTGGCCCACCCTGCTGTCAACGGGGACGTGGCCGGGAGCGGAGCCTACGCCAGCCTGCACCTCATGTCCCCGCAGCTCAATGGGGCCGCGGCCGCCGTGGGAGCCGGGGGCTACGGGCGCTCGCCCCTG GTGGGCTACGACCCGCACCCGCACATGCGCGTCCCGGGGCTGGTGGCCGGCATGCAAGTGGGGAGCTCGGGCAAGCC TGCCTACTCCTTCCACGTCAGCGCCGACGGGCAGATGCAGCCGGTGCCTTTCCCCCCCGACGCCCTCCTGGGCTCCGGCATCCCCCGGCACGCGCGGCAGCTGCACACCCTGAGCCACGGCGAGGTGGTCTGTGCTGTCACCATCAGCAACTCCACGCGACACGTCTACACCGGGGGCAAGGGCTGCGTCAAGGTCTGGGACGTGGGGCAGCCGGGCACCAAGACGGCCGTGGCTCAGCTGGACTGCCTG AACCGTGACAACTACATCCGCTCCTGCAAGCTGCTCCCCGACGGCCGCAGCCTGATCGTGGGGGGGGAGGCCAGCACCCTGTCCATCTGGGACCTGGCAGCGCCCACGCCCCGCATCAAGGCTGAGCTCACCTCCTCTGCCCCCGCCTGCTACGCCCTGGCCATCAGCCCTGACGCCAAGgtctgcttctcctgctgcagcgATGGCAACATCGTGGTGTGGGACCTGCAGAACCAGACACTGGTCAG GCAGTTTCAAGGCCACACAGACGGTGCCAGCTGCATTGACATCTCCAACGATGGCACCAAGCTGTGGACAGGGGGGCTGGACAACACCGTGCGCTGCTGGGACCTGCGGGAGGGccggcagctgcagcagcacgaCTTCAGCTCCCAG ATCTTCTCCCTGGGCTACTGCCCCATGGGAGAGTGGCTGGCCGTGGGCATGGAGAGCAGCAACGTGGAGATCCTGCACGTCACCAAACCCGACAAGTACCAGCTGCACCTCCACGAGAGCTGTGTCCTCTCTCTCAAATTCGCCTCCTGTG GGAAGTGGTTTGTGAGCACGGGGAAGGACAACCTGCTCAACGCCTGGAGGACACCCTACGGTGCCAGCATCTTCCAG TCGAAGGAAACCTCCTCAGTCCTCAGCTGTGACATCTCCACGGACGACCAGTTCATCGTGACGGGCTCAGGGGACAAGAAAGCCACAGTTTATGAGATCATTTACTGA
- the LOC132339715 gene encoding transducin-like enhancer protein 1 isoform X2, with product MFPQNRPPAHLQAPSAASGAAVAASAIPSTPQSLKLTYPETLDRIKEEFQFLQNQYHSLKLECEKLATEKTEIQRHYVMYYEMSYGLNIEMHKQTEIAKRLNVICAQLIPFLSQEHQQQVVQAVERAKQVTMTDLNAAIGHQLQTQHLSHHAPPIPLTPHPSVMQPAGLAGISSASGLLALSGALGAQAQLLAKDDRGVHDTEPRATDRDPGPSSLALSNGERARAIAEYLSSSKKRKVEEKDFVTDYGSDADKSEDNLVVDEDPSSPHSVHSYSSRENGVEKVPLGRKEAMPLSPTSMASSSSTSPSRSKDAPTVEKAGTPSLKSSTPTSQGDSLPGSSSAQQFRPAAAKVPVDPLALGLRNPLGVQSPYSAAFGLAHPAVNGDVAGSGAYASLHLMSPQLNGAAAAVGAGGYGRSPLVGYDPHPHMRVPGLVAGMQVGSSGKPAYSFHVSADGQMQPVPFPPDALLGSGIPRHARQLHTLSHGEVVCAVTISNSTRHVYTGGKGCVKVWDVGQPGTKTAVAQLDCLNRDNYIRSCKLLPDGRSLIVGGEASTLSIWDLAAPTPRIKAELTSSAPACYALAISPDAKVCFSCCSDGNIVVWDLQNQTLVRQFQGHTDGASCIDISNDGTKLWTGGLDNTVRCWDLREGRQLQQHDFSSQIFSLGYCPMGEWLAVGMESSNVEILHVTKPDKYQLHLHESCVLSLKFASCGKWFVSTGKDNLLNAWRTPYGASIFQSKETSSVLSCDISTDDQFIVTGSGDKKATVYEIIY from the exons ATGTTCCCGCAGAACAGGCCCCCG GCCCATCTCCAGGCACCCTCTGCTGCCTCgggagctgctgttgctgccagtgccatccccagcaccccccagtCCCTCAAGCTGACTTACCCAGAAACCTTGGATCGCATCAAGGAGGAATTCCAGTTCCTGCAGAACCAATACCACag CTTGAAGTTAGAATGTGAAAAGCTGgcaacagaaaaaacagaaatccaGCGTCATTATGTCATG TACTACGAGATGTCCTATGGCCTGAACATCGAGATGCACAAACAG aCGGAGATCGCCAAGCGGCTCAACGTGATCTGCGCCCAGCTCATCCCGTTCCTGTCTCAGGAG caccagcagcaggtggTCCAGGCTGTGGAGCGAGCGAAGCAGGTGACTATGACCGACCTGAACGCGGCCATCGGG caccagctgcagaCCCAGCACCTCTCGCACCACGCTCCCCCCATCCCGCTGACCCCCCACCCCTCTGTAATGCAGCCCGCTGGCCTCGCTGGCATCAGCAGTGCCTCGGGGCTGCTGGCACTCTcgggggcactgggagcccaGGCCCAGCTCCTCGCCAAGGATGACAGAGGAGTCCATGACACGGAGCCCAGGG CGACAGACCGAGACCCCGGCCCC agctccctggcGCTGTCGAACGGGGAGCGCGCGCGAGCCATCGCCGAGtacctgagcagcagcaagaagaggaaggtggaggagaaggaCTTTGTGACAGACTat GGCAGTGATGCAGACAAAAGTGAGGACAACTTGGTGGTGGATGAG gacccctctTCCCCGCACAGCGTCCACTCCTACTCGTCCCGGGAGAACGGGGTGGAGAAGGTCCCGCTGGGCAGGAAGGAGGCCATGCCCCTCAGCCCGACCTCCAtggcctcctccagcagcacgtCCCCGTCTCGGAGCAAGGATGCACCCACG GTGGAGAAGGCAGGAACACCCAGCCTGAAGTCCAGCACCCCCACCTCCCAGGGTGAcagcctgccaggctccagcagtgcccagcagttTCGCCCCGCCGCTGCCAAGGTCCCCGTGGACCCCCTGG ccctgggcctgAGGAATCCGCTGGGAGTGCAGAGCCCCTACTCGGCCGCCTTTGGCTTGGCCCACCCTGCTGTCAACGGGGACGTGGCCGGGAGCGGAGCCTACGCCAGCCTGCACCTCATGTCCCCGCAGCTCAATGGGGCCGCGGCCGCCGTGGGAGCCGGGGGCTACGGGCGCTCGCCCCTG GTGGGCTACGACCCGCACCCGCACATGCGCGTCCCGGGGCTGGTGGCCGGCATGCAAGTGGGGAGCTCGGGCAAGCC TGCCTACTCCTTCCACGTCAGCGCCGACGGGCAGATGCAGCCGGTGCCTTTCCCCCCCGACGCCCTCCTGGGCTCCGGCATCCCCCGGCACGCGCGGCAGCTGCACACCCTGAGCCACGGCGAGGTGGTCTGTGCTGTCACCATCAGCAACTCCACGCGACACGTCTACACCGGGGGCAAGGGCTGCGTCAAGGTCTGGGACGTGGGGCAGCCGGGCACCAAGACGGCCGTGGCTCAGCTGGACTGCCTG AACCGTGACAACTACATCCGCTCCTGCAAGCTGCTCCCCGACGGCCGCAGCCTGATCGTGGGGGGGGAGGCCAGCACCCTGTCCATCTGGGACCTGGCAGCGCCCACGCCCCGCATCAAGGCTGAGCTCACCTCCTCTGCCCCCGCCTGCTACGCCCTGGCCATCAGCCCTGACGCCAAGgtctgcttctcctgctgcagcgATGGCAACATCGTGGTGTGGGACCTGCAGAACCAGACACTGGTCAG GCAGTTTCAAGGCCACACAGACGGTGCCAGCTGCATTGACATCTCCAACGATGGCACCAAGCTGTGGACAGGGGGGCTGGACAACACCGTGCGCTGCTGGGACCTGCGGGAGGGccggcagctgcagcagcacgaCTTCAGCTCCCAG ATCTTCTCCCTGGGCTACTGCCCCATGGGAGAGTGGCTGGCCGTGGGCATGGAGAGCAGCAACGTGGAGATCCTGCACGTCACCAAACCCGACAAGTACCAGCTGCACCTCCACGAGAGCTGTGTCCTCTCTCTCAAATTCGCCTCCTGTG GGAAGTGGTTTGTGAGCACGGGGAAGGACAACCTGCTCAACGCCTGGAGGACACCCTACGGTGCCAGCATCTTCCAG TCGAAGGAAACCTCCTCAGTCCTCAGCTGTGACATCTCCACGGACGACCAGTTCATCGTGACGGGCTCAGGGGACAAGAAAGCCACAGTTTATGAGATCATTTACTGA
- the PLPP2 gene encoding phospholipid phosphatase 2, producing the protein MERRKVFVALDVLCLAVAALPFIILTLVNSPYKRGFYCNDDSIRYPYKADTITHGLMAGVTISCTVIIISSGEAYLVYTERLYSKSEYNNYLAALYKVVGTFLFGGAISQSLTDLAKYMIGRLRPNFLAVCNPDWSKVNCSIYVQLENVCQGESRNVTESRLSFYSGHSSFGMYCMMFLALYVQARLVGKWARLLRPTIQFLLIAFAIYVGYTRVSDYKHHWSDVLVGLLQGALIAVLIVHYVSDFFKQRPPRQCEEKDPERKPSLPLTLSDPEHNHYSYRGAP; encoded by the exons ATGGAGCGCAGGAAGGTCTTCGTGGCGCTCGACGTGCTGTGCCTGGCGGTCG CGGCTCTGCCCTTCATCATCCTGACTCTGGTGAACTCCCCCTACAAGCGAGGCTTCTACTGCAACGATGACTCCATCCGCTACCCCTACAAGGCAGACACCATCACCCACGGCCTCATGGCTGGGGTCACCATCAGCTGCACTGTTATCATT atctCATCAGGGGAGGCATACCTGGTCTACACTGAGCGTCTCTACTCCAAGTCAGAGTACAACAATTACCTGGCTGCCCTCTACAAGGTGGTTGGGACCTTTCTCTTCGGGGGGGCCATCAGCCAGTCCCTGACTGACCTGGCCAAATACATGATCGGCCGTCTGCGGCCAAACTTCCTGGCTGTCTGCAACCCTGACTGGTCCAAGGTGAACTGCTCCATCTATGTGCAGCTGGAGAATGTCTGccagggagagagcaggaatGTCACCGAGTCCAG ACTGTCCTTCTACTCGGGACACTCTTCCTTTGGGATGTACTGCATGATGTTCCTGGCG CTCTACGTGCAGGCCCGCCTGGTGGGGAAGTGGGCGCGGCTGCTGCGTCCCACCATCCAGTTCCTCCTCATCGCCTTCGCCATCTACGTGGGCTACACCCGGGTGTCTGACTACAAGCACCACTGGAGTGATGTGCtggtggggctgctgcagggggctCTCATTGCCGTCCTCATT GTGCACTACGTCTCTGACTTCTTCAAGCAGCGTCCCCCCCGGCAGTGTGAGGAGAAGGACCCGGAGCGCAAGCCCAGCCTGCCCCTCACCCTGAGCGACCCCGAGCACAATCACTACAGCTACCGGGGAGCCCCgtga